From the genome of Natronolimnobius baerhuensis:
ACGGCCTCGTGGATCACGACCTCGATTCTATCGTCTTACTCGAGGGCGACGACGCCTACGTCAAATCGGATGCCGTCTTTCAGATCGCCGAGCGACTCGGCGGCATCTACGCGCTCGCTCGCCCGTTGAAGTACCTCCCACGGCGACTGCGCGACTGGGGCTACGACGTCGTCGCCGCCAACCGCTACCGGATTTTTGGGCAGAAAGACCAGTGTATGATGCCGACCGGCGACGTGCAGACGCGATTCCTCGAGCGAGAATCCAGTCCAGGAACGGGCTCGGAGTAGTTATTGCAGCGCCTCGAGGGCCTCGCTCGCTTCGCGTGCAGCCTCGAGACAGTCTTTCGCGTATCTCGGGTCGTCCGCTCGAGCGGCTTCGTCGGCCCACTTCTCGAGTGCCTGGACCAGCGAGTCGTGAGCGGACTCGAGGTCGCCGCTGGGACTGGCTGTCGACGGGGCGGATTGCGCGGGTGTGCGTTCCGAACTGCGGGACGTCGACGATGGCTGGCGTGAGTCGTCACGAGTCGACGCAGCGCCGGTCTGCTCGCGGTCGGTTGGCTCACTGGTAGCTGGCTCGCTGGTGGCCGGTTCTGGCTCAGTCGAGTGCTGCTGTGCGTCGTGAGTCGCGGCGTCAGACTCGTCACTCGAGTCCGCACTGCTCGGCTGACGGTCGTCGTCGGACGGTGTCGACTGCTGACGGTCCGACTCACGGTGCTGTGCAGGCGCGGCTGACGCCTCAGCGTCGTCGGCCGGCTGGGCCTCGAGGTCAGTTCCGTCGACGGCGTCCGGATTCCCGTGACAGCTGGGACAGAACGTGGTCCCGTTTTCCTGAAACAGCGGGTCGCCACAGGTTCCACAGTGGGAGTTCGTCATCGTTGCGCCCTTGAGCAACAGATCGCTCATGCGCTGGGTGGCCTCCCGTTCGGCCTTATCGCGCTCGTACTTCTTCCGGAGTTTCTCGCGCTCGGCTTCCTTGTCGAAATCGCTCATACTCGTCTCATGGAGACGGACCGTCGAAAAAGCTGCGACAACGCGGTTGTGTTGAATCGCCCCCTACTCGGTCCGACGATACATGCCCTTCGAGGCTGGCTGGACTTCCTCGTAGCCAAACCGCTCGTAGAAGTCGTCGATATCCGCGATGAGGTTTACGTACGCGTCCGGCGGGGCTTCCTCCTCGAGATAGGTCTCGAGGCGTTCCATAATCTGCGTTCCGAGCCCCTGGCCTTGGTGGTCCGGGTGGACAGCCATATCCGTAATCTGGTAGACGGTGCCGCCGTCGCCGACGATTCGACCCATGCCGACAACCTCGTCGGTCGGGTCGTGAACCACGACGACGCCGTACAGGGAGTTTGGCAGGCCGCGTTCGATGCCCTCGAGCGAGCGCGGGGGCATCCCGGCAGCCTCGCGCAAGCGGGCGAACGTTTCGGGATCAGGGAGTTCTTCGCGAACGGCGTAGCGATCCGAAGCAGCGTCGTCCATACCATTCCCTCTCAGAAGTCGCCAAAGGAGATGTCGATTGTCAGGCTACTGCTCGAGCGCGGCTTCAATTGCATCGACGGCTTCCGTGGGCGTTTCGACTGTCTCGAGGTCGATGTTTGCCTCGAGTGTCGATAGATCGTGGCTCTCGAGGCTGACAACGGGGCGGTCGTAGATACCCGCAAAGCCGATTTCGGTTAGCGTGCCGACGCCGCCGGCCAGCGCGATCACCGCGTCGCCGTTCAGCGGAACGAGCGCGTTTCTGGCGTGGCCCAGCCCGGTCGCAATCGGGATATCGACGTAGTCGTTGGCCGCCTCAGGATCGGCGGCAGGGAGGATCCCGATTGTCGTACCGCCTGCCGCTTTGGCACCGCGACAGACGGCTTCCATCGTCCCGCCGCGCCCGCCACAGACGACCGTGTGGCCTCGAGCACCGAGTTCGCGACCGACGGCGTCGGCCCGCTCGCGCTGTTCGTCCGTGATCGTTCCGCCGCCGATAACGCTGATTCGCATGCTCGAGCCGTGGGGCGCACCGACCATGGAGTGCCCGGTTTTTTGGTTCGACAATCATCGAA
Proteins encoded in this window:
- a CDS encoding thiol-disulfide oxidoreductase DCC family protein; translated protein: MSDEIPTDAPIILFDGVCNLCAGFVQFIVPRDPEGIFHFASLQSEVGQELLAAHGLVDHDLDSIVLLEGDDAYVKSDAVFQIAERLGGIYALARPLKYLPRRLRDWGYDVVAANRYRIFGQKDQCMMPTGDVQTRFLERESSPGTGSE
- a CDS encoding Sjogren's syndrome/scleroderma autoantigen 1 family protein, translating into MSDFDKEAEREKLRKKYERDKAEREATQRMSDLLLKGATMTNSHCGTCGDPLFQENGTTFCPSCHGNPDAVDGTDLEAQPADDAEASAAPAQHRESDRQQSTPSDDDRQPSSADSSDESDAATHDAQQHSTEPEPATSEPATSEPTDREQTGAASTRDDSRQPSSTSRSSERTPAQSAPSTASPSGDLESAHDSLVQALEKWADEAARADDPRYAKDCLEAAREASEALEALQ
- a CDS encoding GNAT family N-acetyltransferase, with product MDDAASDRYAVREELPDPETFARLREAAGMPPRSLEGIERGLPNSLYGVVVVHDPTDEVVGMGRIVGDGGTVYQITDMAVHPDHQGQGLGTQIMERLETYLEEEAPPDAYVNLIADIDDFYERFGYEEVQPASKGMYRRTE
- a CDS encoding TIGR00725 family protein — its product is MRISVIGGGTITDEQRERADAVGRELGARGHTVVCGGRGGTMEAVCRGAKAAGGTTIGILPAADPEAANDYVDIPIATGLGHARNALVPLNGDAVIALAGGVGTLTEIGFAGIYDRPVVSLESHDLSTLEANIDLETVETPTEAVDAIEAALEQ